DNA from Triticum aestivum cultivar Chinese Spring chromosome 7D, IWGSC CS RefSeq v2.1, whole genome shotgun sequence:
CAAACTAATTAAGCGGAGAATCGACCCTAGCTAATAATCAATGTCTATTTTGCTGAAAAGGCCGGAACATGCTGATATCTCTGCTGTTCACCTCCTGACGGGGCCTCGCGTTCTTCTCCATGTCCTGCATGTAGGGTTGAAGGAAAATCAGTCCAAAAAAATTTCTAGTCCATGGGTGGAGATCAACCAAATTAAAGGTGGCTTTCATGTCGCTGTGGAATTTCCAGATGTCCACGGTTAGGTCTATCATCTGACACAATAAGGTGCTGAAAGACTAGAGTTGAATGCACCAGGAGCAATAAGACTTTGTTTTCATGGGAATGAATGGAGGTCCAGAAAAAAGGATTGGGGAAACGAAACAAAAACTTACGTCATGGACGGCCTCCCGGAGAAGCTCCAGCTGGTGCCTCGACACGGTGCGGACCTGCAAATTGAACCAGATAGAGAAAAAGATAAGTTTcagaaactatatatatatatatatatatatatatatatatatatatatatatataaataatacgAGTACAGGACTTGTGCGCTCATAAAGCTGGCGTGCGTTAACCAAACAAAAGTTCAGGAAAGACGAAACCGGTGGGAAGATTCTTTGTGAGTAACAAACTAAAGGATCTGCACAAAGATCGAACTAGCAGCTCCGTGCCAACTGGTAAGTTCCAGAAGCGAATTATTTTATTTGACAGTTGCAAGTAGTGTGTCATGTGATGGTCCAGAAATGAAATATTTTACTGATAGTTGGAGTAGTTGGTAGTTGTGTTTGAATTTTTGTTTAGGGGTTGGTAGTTGTGTTTGATGCATGGTGAGGGTGAAtgaatatgaatgaatgaaacggGAGGTACCCTCTTGACGATGGTCCAGATGACACCTTCCGAGCAGGGCGGGGTGGTGAGAGAGCCCACGTAGCGGTAGTACACGCTGGCCTTTCCCCTTGCGCCCCTCGGGTCCATCATCCCCATTTTCTCCTCCCTGTCCTTCCGATCCGCTATCATCTCCAGGTATGGCTCCAGCTGCGTTTGTAGTACAAGATTAGAATTAGTCCCATGTTGCCATGTTGGTGTTAGTTAAGCTTACTTATAATTAAGTTAAGTCCCATGTTGCCGTGTTGGCTTTAGTTAGTCATGCTTAATTAATCCTAGTTGGTTAAATAAAGAAAAGAAgcaagagagaaaagagagaggcaCCTTGTGGAGGAAGGCGTCGTGGGCGCCGATCTCGTAGAAGACGCCGATGACGGCGGCCTTGCCCTGGGCGCTCTCGTGGAACATGTGCAGCTCCATGTCGTACCGGCGGCCGTTGACGCTGTGCTCGGTGGGCGAATGCCAGTGCAGCTGCTGGAGGAAGTAGGGCGTGCCGTCTATGGAGACACTCCCGGCGTCGCCCTCGAACTTGAGCATGATGTCGTGGCCGCGGTTGACGATGGTGGCATTGGCGGGGGAGTAGGAGTGGTTGAGGTAGCCGAGGCCGCGCACGAGGGAGACGCGCGGGCTGGCGAGGTCGATGGGCGACTGCATATTCCCCTTGCCGCATGCCGACCACTCTTCCTTGATGTCGCCCCAGTGCGCCGGCCCGTTCTCCGCGTCCAGCGAGTAGCTGAACTCCTCCTCCTGGTCGGTCTCCTGCTGGGCTCTGGCTGCTGGGTGGAGGACGGAGGCCGAGAAGAGCAGGACGAGCGCGGCCAGCCGGAGGTCCCGAGATGGACGCATGGTTCCTTGGTGTGCTCGGAGCGCGTTGGTGCTGGGTTGGGTGTCGGCTCCTCTGCCCGTGGAGCTGGTGAGTTCTTGTGTGTGTTGGATCGGGGACAGAGCTGGTGCACTATATATAGTGGAGAGCCAGAGAGAATGACATGGGTCTGGCCGTCTGCCACGGCCGCGTTTGTTAGGTTGGAACGTTTCAAACCCGTCTGTCAACTTGGTACCGTTTACGGGATATAAAAAAAAAACTGCTACCGCTTACGGAGTTACGGTAGGGTACtgacgagtaatgctacacataCAAATGATTATATGGGTTTTACAAACAGGTGGGTTGTGATTGGAGGTTAAGAGGAAGGAGGGGCACACCCCCATGAAAATCAGAGGAGGAATGGTTAGTTAGAAAAAAAAAAGCCTAGTCAGCGTGTAACTTTTTTTTAAAACAAGCGTTAGCGTGTAATTACATGTAACTCTTTGTATGTTTAGCATTATTGGAGTACTGACTAACACAGCACAAGCAAAGTAAACATCGCCGGCGTCCCATTCCGTTCCACGGAAAGGGAGCATACATGAACGGCCTGGACCGTGTGGGATAGGGACACGCTCGCTATCGAAAAGTCCGGCCGGGGTTGGTGAGAAGCCGCACGGCTTGTCATCATCTCTCACGTTTGGTCGTTTGGAAGAACAAATTGGAAAGCTGTTGTGTTGTTGGATCCCGAACACCATTTTGCATCGTCGATCGCATATCACCGATCCTCTCGTACGTTGTAGTACAGTGAGTGTTCTTTTGTTCAGATCTGTTCCCACGATCGTGCTTCTGGAAGAACAAAGAAATTTGGTACAAACGTTTCACACCCCTTCGTGTTACCCACGAGGTTCATCGTCCAGACCTGCCCACGCGCAGTCCAGACCTGCCCATGGCTCTCGCTGTTGCTTCACAGGATTTTTAGTTGTTTTATTTAATCTGGCAAGAGGGCGCGTTAAAAATATAGCGCACTTGGTCTGCAAGTGTGCTGATGTATGCATATGGAAATGTTATGAATACCTCAACGCACCACTTGCTTGACAAACAATCAAGTCCATCCAGTCGGCCGGCAGCTCCACCAGCCCCGGTGCATGCATCCATGCGTGCTTCGCATGCAGTGGTTACTTGACTCTTCCCAAATGCAGTCATTCTCCTGTACACCATACCATTTGTCCTATCACGTCGGCAAAAATCCCTAGGTATGAGTTAAGGCAACTCCACCGTTGATCGATCACCTATTCATGCGTAAACCAGTATGTGTGTTGGACCGGTTCGAACGTTTGAAATCCCACAAACTGGCACAAGACAGGGGAAGGTCAGGGGTAGTTCGAACATCCGGCACGTCGAACTCCGACACCCCAGAGCCACCCCAAGAACCCTCTCCTGTCTCCTAGAACCCTTGATGCATTCCAAAAAAGATAACCtatttatatctatatctataccttattactaataaagcaaggtgcgtttcatcaattttttcatccgttcatcgcaaatagattattatttttctatccgaggtggtactaaaatttCTTTGTTCGTCTATTAGCAAAGGAAAAACAATTCGTGCAGAATTTCGTACATGGGCCGTGCGCACTGTGGCCCCGTAAAGTCAGCCCATTTTTTTCCTGCCCATGTAGCAACAAAAAATCCTATTTCCCGCACAGGCGGTAAATAGTTTCAGATATCCACAGGGCGCCCAAAACTCAGCGGCCCATTTATCCTTGCTTCCtgtttccatttttctttttctgttacgTTCTCTTTTTGTttcctatttattttttatttttcccattCTAAGtctattttttacttttttctgaAACTAAACATTTTCAAAAACAATTCGCAATTTCAATTTTattcaaaaattcataaaaattaCGAATTACATAAATGTGTTCCTATCataaaaatgtttggatttttttgttgtgctaaaaaaatttcaaaattttaaaaatattcccgTTTGTTAAAAAATGACtgtattttattaaaaaaatcaatATTTAGGAAAATGAATTTAAAAATGTCCCAAATTCGGAAAATATGCTTGTGTTCTGTTTCCATTTTTCGTTTTCTGTTTTGTTCTCTTTTTGTTTCcggtttcttttttatttttcccatTCTAAgtctatttttttacttttttctgaaattcaaagttttcaaaaaatgttcgcaatttcatttttattcaaaaattcataaaaaattacGAATTACACAAATGTGTTCCTATTATAAAAAATGTGTGGATTTTTTTtgtggcaaaaaaattcaaaattttaaaaatatttccaTTTGTTCAAAAATGActgtatttttttagaaaaatcaatatttagaaaaaatgcattttaaaaatttccaaatttgaaaaatattttggtTTTCGCGACatgttcaaaaattgaaaataatgttttcattaaagaaaaattacTAAAACTCTTCTGAATCTTCAAAACATGTTcctattttaaaaaattgttcgtaaCTTAAAAAATATTTGTAGTTTGATAAAAGGTTCATGtttttaagaaatgtttgtgaatttcaggAAATGTTCCATTCAAATTTTTTTATTCTTGCTTTGTCCAAAAATGTATGGAATtttcaaaaaaacaacaactgttcGTAATTTGGACAATGTTCATGTTGCCAAGTATATTTGGTAGTACATTGTTATCcgtttttgaaaatttcaaaaaaataaataaaaatgttttGATGTTACATTATATTCCTTAATATTCACGCTGACCATTGGTTAATAGGACGCATTTGTTTGAGTGGCTAGCAATATGTGGTCTGGTCTTTGAGGTCGTGAGTTCGATCACTCCCATACTGGGCCTGCTCTGCATCCGGCACATCGAGCTAAGTCGGCTTGTTCAAACTAAAGACACCATAACTTATTGACTTCCATgtgccaataaaagagaatatgatGGTAATTATaattgaaagaaattatgggcacgTGGCAATACAATAGAAAAAAGACATGTGGGGGTCTTGATCCATTCTTATAATGAGCTAGAGGCATGCAATTTTATTCTCCCGTTGCAAAgcacgggcatgtgtgctagtCTTCACTCATAGGTGTTGATGGGCTCGATCTGTCCCTGGGCCATGGCACCGTCAACCGGGTAACACTAAGTTGCAATGTAGTGTGCCTCAAACAAATTTAAAGCTATAAGTCAGTGCACTTTCATGTAGGATAAACATTTGCTTCTTTCCCAACGTCACCTATTCGTATATATTCTCAGCTATAGTTCGTTTCCTATCAttcattgttggaaatattagcacttttccaattagactaatccacgagtaaacagtaagcatggcataaaaggtatgcatctcatagcgatACCTAAGAATACTAGCACGTACAGAACAGAGAAGCGAACCATCTGTGAGCAGCACAAATACGGCTAGTACaagtacgagtaaacgagggatgaacagatcatacgctccggttggccaggccaacgaggcggcggcggcagcagcctcggcgtcgtctgtggccttcttcttggcggcgacggcggcggccatggtgtcgatgcaggggaagtagtggaagcagaggcggacaGAGCTGGGGACGGATCAGGAGCAGTTGCGTCGAGACGCTctccaaaaaccttattgccgttctcccagGCAGGATCAagaacgacagggttccggaggcacctgttCTCCCAACCAGCCGTGCATGCGGTCGTCGGGATGGGGTCGCCGGAGACAGCACAGAGTGAGGAACAGTAGATGATCGCTAGGTTatgcgagagggagtgagtgaaccgaactAGGTCACTCCACTGGgcagagccttcttatataggccgtcGGGTAGGAAGTCGTGGGCCTGGGcggaggcccacgaccgagtcgatGCACTCCCGGGAAGGGAGTCGTCGTTTCGGAGAAGGGCCGCACACCCGCGAACGGAGTCGACGAATCCCTGGAACGCAAGTCAGCCCACAGTCCAACGTCTCGGACAGTGGCCCACCTATTAGCGACTCATTAATTAATCCCTGATTAATTAATTCGTTCCTGAGCGGCAAAAGTAAGCtctggctcggctcattcccgcaacccgcggcacgcagcggaggaggaggagcgcgcgtgtaccactcctcttcccaagctcccagtggcaagtggtagagcagcccttataaaggggtcgcaactctcctcaactagcaaggtgggactaaacttcccaccacctgccatatcatacatgggcctcaagattaatcaggaatcattgttcatatgggcctaaagcccatctaTGATTCAACAATctcccaccagatctcgaggcacataagtttgtcaattgttccaaacaatgtttgatatatcaGAAATTTCGGTGGAGAccgttaagttgaacttccacctagagcaacaggattggacttcttcacaactgaacaatggactatgccttgaattgtctgTTTGGCGTGCAGACGTTTCTcctattgtcagctgatacgtggctgccgaaggctaaaccccacgggtggagcttattagtcatacttcataccttctcatgagcttactagagattactcaatctcatagactgtgaccagcagtcaggctcacataggtgtgttcctcgaaagaatgctctgtaggttagcatcttgcttacacaagctttagaacacattaagacaaaagtcagcctgccttacagaattgagagtattaCTGCATCTCAATGGAGTGGgttaattaaggatactctcctcagttgaccgctggtttgttttcccaggtcctaattcacgggatctccgatcacataggttggtttacccccatggcaacttacgtgggtctcatacccatctccctcgatgcattttctatcacaatccgtgatagccctttcgtaaaagggcctgccagattcttagccgtctggatataatccaacgctatcactccggagtttcttgattatctgacagatttcaatcttcttcttatgtgctttgtggatttcaagttgtcctttgaactcttagccttggcaatcaccgtttggttgtcacagttcataaggaaaGCCGGCACTAGTTTATCAACCACCgtcaaatccatcaaaagctcttgaagccattctgcttcgacgcaagATGTGTCTAATGCTATGAGTTCCGCTTCCATAGTCGATCTTGTTAAaatcgtctgcttgcaagacttccaggaaatagcaccaccaccaccaagatgTGTCATTTTGATGATTTCCTAAGCCAGTGACTTACTCCTCATATTTATTAGTTTCGTAGCAGCGCACGGGCATTGTGCTAGTTAGGAAAAAAGTTGGAGCCACACTGAGATTGTTAGGAATATTCTAACCATCTTGAAACGGAGTAATGAAGTGTTGGCCAAGTCTCTTTATATGTGGAATTAAGGATTGAGTTGGACATGTCGGCCAAAGTCTTAATGTATTAGGAGTTGTACCTTGTGAGGCAAAGGCTCCAAAAATCCCCTCATCACCATGATAACGATGGTACGATTGATCTGACTGAGGAAGAGATTATTTTTTCACATATAGATATCAAGGATTATTAGTGAGGTTAGAAAATATTAGTTTGTTTCCATGGAGAAGAATGTTTAATCTATCTACCAAGCACGACATGGTAGATAGTGAAAGAAATTAATGCAATTGCCGTGGATTGAAAAGGCTAAAAAATCAGTGGGGTATATCCTCTATTATTCATTATTTATGTTAACTTTCTCAGGGCATCGAGATCATGCACTCCGTTTCGGGTACAAACATAAAATGAATTAAAAAAAGTATATCTAAGCTTATGTGTTAGTTCTTTTCTTTAGTATCTCCTCTCCCTCAACACCACATCTTGTGGATGGGGACCTCTCTCTTTTGAAATATGTTAATGATACGATTCTTTTTATGGAAAATGACCTGGATAAGGCTCGAGACCTGAAGCTCTTGCTTCAGTTTTTGAGCAAATATCAGGTCctaaaattaacttccataaaagagAATTGTTGTGCTTCGGTAAAGCACAAGTGATGTGGGTGTTGTGTACGCTAACCTGCTTCATTGTGCACAAGGATAATGATTGGGAACTCCTAATCATTATCAATGTCTCTCTAATGAGAACTGGAAATATGTAGAAGAGTATTTTGAGAAATGAATGAGCAATTGGAATGGCAAGTTTCTCTTTGTTGTAGGACGATTTGTTTTGATCAATTTTGTCCTCACAAACACGATTCTCTATATTCTCTCCTTTTTACAACTCCTAAAAGGGGTCTTGCAAAGGCTAGATTATTTCAGATTTAGATTCTTTTGGCAAGAAGATAGTGAAAAAAACTGGCTTACAAAATTAGCGTGGTTTGTAGGCTGAAAGATCAAGGTGGTCTAAGCATTCATGACCTTCATGTCAAGAATGATGCCTTTGTTAATAATTGGTTGTTGAAAGTACTTACT
Protein-coding regions in this window:
- the LOC123166452 gene encoding alpha carbonic anhydrase 7 encodes the protein MRPSRDLRLAALVLLFSASVLHPAARAQQETDQEEEFSYSLDAENGPAHWGDIKEEWSACGKGNMQSPIDLASPRVSLVRGLGYLNHSYSPANATIVNRGHDIMLKFEGDAGSVSIDGTPYFLQQLHWHSPTEHSVNGRRYDMELHMFHESAQGKAAVIGVFYEIGAHDAFLHKLEPYLEMIADRKDREEKMGMMDPRGARGKASVYYRYVGSLTTPPCSEGVIWTIVKRVRTVSRHQLELLREAVHDDMEKNARPRQEVNSRDISMFRPFQQNRH